The window GTGTGTAGGTTTCTCATCTACCgtatatatattaaaaacatcaaacaccATGTGTTACATTATCTTGGAGCCTAGAAAACTGTTCAGCCCAAAGAAGTTGTACCTGGGGTTTGTCTGATATATTGCAATAGAGGaaaggttaaaaacaaactCTGAAATGTTCAGTTTGTCTTGGACATGGTAAAAGCCTGGCCCAAAGTGTTCCAAAAATATAGCGAGTAGTCCTTTAAATTGAGGAACAGCTATCGCAAAATTGTGGAATGCATATTGCAACCTACAGTACTTGGCTCTCTACTTTCAGCAGACTTTACATTTTCCTTCTTGAATACTGTCAGCATTTCTTCACAGTAAGGAATAAAAAGCTGGAGACCCTGATGTCTTTAACGTAGACTGTGAAATCTGTCAAACAGGAACAAGTGATTGACCAAATTTTTGATTCATGTGCATGTAATTTAGGATCTTTTGGGAGGTTCAGCTCGTAGTGGCTCTCCAACAATACTTGGCAATCTTTTGGGTAATGCCGAGGGTCCAAGGACGTCTGGCTCTCTGCATAGTCTGTTACATAAAGCCCCATCGCCCCCCATCTTTTCACAGAGAGCCCCGTCCCCTGATTACTTCACTCAGTTACCACCTTCAGCAGGTAAATAATCACATCATGGTATGTAGTATGGGAAAATACATGTTTGCTGTAATGAAGAAAACATTTATACCGGTAATAAATAATTCAATGAAGGCTAATTCATAAAACttcaattcatttttaaattcagaCTTCGTTAAACTTCTCTCCTCTAAAGGTTTTGGAGTTGGCCCTCAGTCCATGATGCCAGAACAGTTTGCTGATATGCACAGATCCATCAGCCCTCGAACTGCTTCACATCAGCAGGTATGGAGTGTGTGACAATATTAGCCttgaagtttatttttgtttttgttataaTAGTAGAAATATAGTATATTTTGAAAGTAATTGGTAGTCACAATTACACTAATTGCCTGGTCCATTTACTTGTACTTGTAAGTCATGAAGCCTACTGATCGATCGTCTGCTTTTGCAGACACCTCATAACAGTAtaatgtagtttttttttttgtttttttttaatagtttttcaACTTTAAATATTTTAGTAGCGTTGGGAAACTTGTCGTTTGAcactttgtcttttcttttcaagcAAATGAAAGCACTCTCATTATCCATGAATCAGGCAGGCCTTGAAGTTCTACCATTCCAGCAGGACCTCGCTCTGCATTCTCACCACTCATTCCAGTCTAATTATAAGGCATCACAGGACAAATGTTTTCGAAACAGGTAAGAATTGGTAAAGAGGCTAAGAATCAATATGCAACATTTAGGGTGTTTAGATTTGTCAACATGCAAAAGCTCACCTGATGtaatttttctttctcccccaGGTTACAGCGTTCTAATCGTTCCCCTGGTCCAGGCCCTCAAGCTGGTGGAAGACATTCTCCAGCCAATGCAGTCACCAGCATGGTGAGCatgaatatactgtatttgGATGCTATCAGAAACATTTGTACtaatgtttgggtttttcccCAGTTGTCCCCATCCTTTACACCTACGTCTGTCATTCGTAAAATGTACGCAACAAAAGATAAGAGCAGAGACGAATCGGCTCGGTCAGACACAAAGGAGGACGCATCGGCTTACACTCAGGATGGTAAAAAGCATTAAATTAGTTTCCATTTATTGACTTCATCTTTTACAGTCCTGCATAGTTATCTTTGCATTATTTTATAACAGAGAACAATTCCCATAACTCCTACTTGGAAATGATGAATGGGAATTCTCTTCAGTCTGGGGGCGTAAAAGCCAGCTCTCAGACATTAGTCAACAAGGAGCAGAAGCACCTACGGTCTGGTTCTTCGGGACAACCTACTCCTCCCACGGCACCACAGGGACCCTCCTCATCGTTTCCTCGTCCAGTCTATCCGGTACCGCTGCTGTCTCACATCCCTGTGGTGCGTCCTTCTCCTCAACTGCACCCTAATGTGGTTCAGAGAATGCTGGCACAGGGCATTCAGCCCCAGCAAATTGCACCAGCTCTTGTACAAGCAGGTGAAGTATTGCTCTTTTTCCCTATAGAACGGATAAAttcaggtcattcatcccattAGGCTCACTTCAGTCTTTAATTGTTCCACAGGTATATTTCCACCACATGTTGACGTTGCACAACTGCAAGGGTTGCCTCCTGCCCTGCTCGGACAACCGCTTTACCCACTTGGTGCAACGGGACATCCAGTTCTACCTCCCAGAGCCAATGCCCATATGCAGTTGGCCTTaatgcagcagcacctgcagcaacAGAGACCATGTGAGTGGCAGCACTCTATGAAATGTAGCCCTTTACCTCAAATGTACAACTTCAGGTAGTTATTACCCTAAATATTATAACCGTATAGGTAGATGGTGGTAAATGtctcttaaaaaaaatcattttaccTTGGTGTAAACTACTGACAGCCTTCATGTCATGACAAAAAGTTCGGCCCCGCTGTAAATTCTGAATGAAGCCAAGAATCACTGCTAATCCTTTTGACCCTTAAGttatttagtaaaaaaaaaaagaaagaaaaacaatctcACTTCTGAGCTCCTAAGTGTTTGTATCTTTTATTATCTCCTTGCAGTACATCCAAACGTCCCTGGCCCTCACTCACAGAACCAAGGCCTTCACCGGACAAATAGCTTGCAGCGACATGGCAGTAGCCCCCCTCCTGGTCTTGCTAAGTGGTTTGGGTCAGATGTGCTGGAACAGCCACTTCCCTCTATGCCTGCAAAAGTCATAAGTGTAGATGAGTTGGAGTTGAGGCCATGAGAAAATGAACACTGGATAGATTCCCCcccaacactttttttttttcccccgcctGTCTTCACCTTTGCctaccttaaaaaaaaaaaaaaaaaagaaacttttgtTTGAAGGGTGATGCACAGGCCTGGACGGTGTACCCACCTCACGCTTTGTCTCCAATGAAATCACTGTTTTTCGGAAAAGCCTGTAGCAGTCATGGAAGACGAGCAACGGTAAAAGGTTCTGTCtgattagttttgttttttgtaaatgGCTTTTGTGCAGTAAATAATGTATAGGCCTAATTGTACAGAGCGTGGGAAAGAATCTTATTCTCCCTGTGTATAtagcttttttttggtttggttttcttGGTATGGGGAAAGGTGAATCTTGGAGTTTATCTAAACTGAAGTCACCGAGTGCTGCATTCCTTTGTCTGAACATTTGTCTGAACCTTTACTTCCCTGCTGATCTTCAGAAAGGGCTACAGCTAGTGAAAATGTTGAATTGATGAGTAATGCAAGTGTATGCTTTGCCTCGCCAGTGGCCCTCAATTTACTGCCTGAAGATGACTTGAGGGGATGGAACAAAAGCTAGTTGTGCCTTTTGTTagttattttcctcctctgccccccccccccccccccccccctccttttaaACTGTGTCCTGTCCCATCTTACCTGTCACCAGGGAGGCTGCACTGCTCACATCAGTTTTGAAGGTGTTTGGGATTCGTTTTGTGCTATTAAATTatcaaaagcacaaaaatgaataatgaaaataaaatgttcagtAATACAATTTGTGtagttattttaatattttttgatTTGCTGTATTTGTTTAAACTAAATGGGAAAGCTTTATTTTAACTTAATCAAATGAGGGTTAAAATTGAACATTTTCAGCCAGAGAGATTGAAATATTTTTTAGAATTGTTCTGTAATCAACTAATGACAAATATTTAGGTAATTGGTGTCTTCTAAACTGTTAGCTTTTGGCTTTCACGTTAAAATCTGCTGTTCAGGGTTGGTGCCTGACCCAAAACGGTTGATGAGCAGTCATGAAGGACAGACTTGATCATTCGGATATTTCATCTGTCCACTCaaaatccaaaaataacacgTTGACCAGAACTAAAATAATGCATCGACAAAAATATTCAGACTTTACTCAGTACTTTCTTAAAGCAACTTGCTTCTACATGCCAGGATTTGGAGATATTCTGCCTTCTTCCTTGCAGATCCTTTCATGCTGGAAGGAGACTGTCAGTGGAAaccaaaaaatacatttctattCTGCATCACAGATTTTGAAAATCTGTAAATTTTTAAGTACaatagggtttgttttttttttcttgcaggcAAAATGTGTTTTGAATATGTAATGTATATGAAGTGGACTTAATGAGGgaaaagatttctggggcccAACTGCCTAATTATGCAGTAAATTTTAAAGCTAaatttcatttggaaaaaaaaacaaatttaaagaCCAAGACATTCCAAATTTAAATTGCTTTAAATTTATGATCAagacaccaaaaaaaaaaacctcacccACCAACCTGTGCTTAATGTAAATTAAGTGAAACAtgcatattttttttcattcaagtcaaaatctGGGTGCTAATCTTTTAAATTCTTTACTTCCATCCAGGCGTTGCCTTGGATGATTTTGATGAGAGGTACCCAGTGTTTGGGCCTCTGGTTCGGGCTCACAGCCGACGCTCCAACACAGGAAAAGGGGGCTTGACGCGCTCATGGTTGGGGGAGGGGTTTGACAAACAcaccagacaggaagagaaacctGCCGCTAACGTTTTCATTTCAACACGTACACCCCGGCGGTGGGTTGTTCTGTAAATGCTTATCCTAGTGGGGAAGGTGGTCACGGTCGCGGACTTCTCCTTATACCGCGATGAAGCGTTCACGGAACAAGGCCGACCCCCACCCGTCAAGACGGCAGGGTCAAAGTTCACAGGAAGCTGGGGGGCTGCCATTTTTTCCTACCGTAGCTACTGCTAACGTTGGACGTCAGATGCTAAAACGACGGGGAGTGGCGGCTGGTGTTGGACCGTGCATGAAACGACGTTTCGAAAACGCTAATAAAAATAAGTAATTTCTCCCACCGCTGTCGCGTACAAAGGGTTATTGGATGAATAGGGCATGGAGAAGGTAGCGGAGCCGTCTTGGACTTCTTCGTACACCTACCAGGTGAGCAAGCACAGTGCGGAGATGCTACACAACCTCAACATTCAGAGGAAAGATGGAGGCAGATTCTGCGATGTGATCTTACGCGTCGGCGAGGAGAGCTTCCCCGCTCACAAAGCGGTGTTGGCCGCATGCAGCGAGTATTTCGAGTCGGTGTTCAGCCGCCAGACTGAGGGGGACTGCGACTCGAAGGAGCTAGAGATGCACACCATAAGCCCAAAAGTTTTTAAAGACGTTTTGGACTTCGCGTACACCTCAAGGATTGTAGTGCGCCTGGAGTGCTTCCCCGAGTTGATGACAGCTGCCAAGTTTCTCCTGATGCGCTCTGTCATCGAGATATGTCAGGAGGTGATCAAGCAGTCCAACGTCCAAATCCTCGTCCCGACCTCCCGGGGAGCAGATGCCAGCCTCTTCCAGGCCACCGGTGCCACGGAGCTGGGCTTCTCCGTGGCACAACAGGATCTGGTCAACGGAACGGGGATGCTACTGAACGGCCAGAGCTTTGCTAACAGTACACAGATGCATGTGGACGGCAGCGAAAACGCAGCCGCCGTGTTATCCGAGGACAACGGCGAGCCGTCGATGCCGATGCTGGAGCCCGTCGAGGGACTGTCCGTCTCTCCGTCGTCTGAACTGCTGGGAAACGCGTTCCACCATGACGCGGACTCTCCTGGCTCCAAAAGAATCAGGGGGAGACCAAAGAAAGCTGGCGGAGTGGTGGAGGCCATCCAGTTTAATCACAGCCCCCAGAAAGACAATGTGTTGTACCCTTGTGGGACGTGTGGCAAAGCCTTCACGGAGGCGTCGCGCTTGAAAAACCACGAAGCGCAACACGGAGCCCACACGGGCGGCGTAAACAGCCTCGGTGACAGCCTGTCAACAGCGGGCGGCGTGTCCTTACTGTCCCAGCCCGAGTTGGAAAACGGCGTGACGATGGACAACGGCCGCAGAAGGGAGAGGACCAGGCGGCACGTCGGATGTGAGATTTGCGGCAAAGTGTTTCGCGACGTTTACCATCTTAACCGGCACAAGCTCTCCCACTCCGGGGAGAAGCCGTACGCCTGCCATGTGTGCGGGCTCCGGTTCAAACGCAAGGACAGGATGTCTTACCATGTGCGGTCCCATGACGGGTCTGTCGGCAAACCTTACGTGTGTCAAAGCTGCGGTAAAGGCTTTTCAAGGTGAGTCGACCCGCCGTGTGCTCGTTATTGTTCCCGCCGCGCATTGTGCGACTATGCATTACAGTAATTATTCGTTCGCCGCATCCTGTAGAGTAGCGCAATTAAAATTCGCCAGCAACCCAAATTCAAGAAAGGGCTTTTAGTCATCCTGTGTTTCAGCGACAATCCCTGATGTTACCAATGTGCACATAAATGTGTTACTCTACTCTGAATGTATTCTAAAACGTTGTTCAAGACGCGTCCTTTGTGTGATTTGACACTAACAAAGACAGTTCAACCCTTAATGCATATGTTATCAGtcattttgaagacattttctAATAACCCCGGTGCATTTTTAGGTCTTAACACATTAGAATTTTATTTAGCTGGTTTTTAGAACTGTAGAATCTTTTTATGAATCATTTGTTCACTTTAGTCTCGAGCTCGCGTCAATTTCTTAGTAGGATTGTTTCTCTCTGTCGCCACCTACTGTCTCGGAGGGtgaaatgcaaaaagaaaactcaAGTGTGTTCGGCGTTGGGCCAAAACTTACAATGTCAGGGCAGGAGGAATCCCGTTGAGAACGTGTGGGGCAAATGAAAATTGATTACAGATTAACTTTATTAATAAGTATTTCTGTTTTGCTCTTAGACCTGACCACCTGAATGGTCACATTAAACAGGTTCACACAACAGAAAGACCCCACAAGTGCCAGGTAAAATGGATTATATTGAAATTTGACGTAAATTTCACTTTATATACTGATTgctattttattcttttagatTTGCAATGCCTCTTTTGCTACAAGAGATCGCCTCCGCTCACATCTCGCTTGCCACGAAGACAAAATCCCCTGCAAAGTTTGTGGCAAGTTTCTCCGAGCTGCCTACATGACGGACCACCTGAAGAAACACACTGAAGGAACTCACAACTACTGTGGAATTTGCAACAAAGGTTTGTTTCTTGTTGCTCAACAGTCACCGCACAAGTTCGTGTTCACCAAAGCATTCGGTTAAAACCAAAGTCTTCAGTAGAAGAGGAACCAAACCTTCCTTAGCCTGGAACTCGTATTTGGCTAAATTTtctacctgtttttttttttttggtcctcTAACTCACCTTGATCATTTAGGATATAGGAGATGATGTCCACACCAAAGGCTTATTAATAAACCTAATGCAgcgtttttatttttgcagcattttaaTTTTCTACCTAGACACAGGGATTattttccgtgtgtgtgtgtgtgtgtgtgcgcacaagTGCGTGGTCCTTGGTAATCTTATTTGCTACTTGATTCCTGGTGTGCAAATGAAACCTGTCCCTGCTCAAAAAGGTAAATACTGTGatttaaattattaatgatTTGCACAGTTCATTGTGAGGTTCAGGTTATACAAGTTGCGTGAGTGTGAGTGCATGTCTGCACAGATTGTTGTGGAATAGAAATTGAGTTTTCGATTGGCTTGGCTTTAAAAAGAAGCACTCTTCTCTGATGAGAGATTAAAAGCAATGATTTGTTTAATTGATGGACCCCTCTCTGTTCAGTCAGTCATTAATTTGAGTGGCGGTAGTAACTCTTAATGTCAGCCGTGTTTCAGTTCTCCGTCATGTTTAGGAATATCTTCCCCATTCATAGGCCAGGCCTCAAATgtgtcaaaaaacaaaacaaaactgcattGTTTTTTGTTCCTTTGGTCCCAGGTTTCTCCACTGCGTCCTACCTTAAAGTGCATATAAAGACACACCATGGCTCTCCTCTGCCCACTATTCACACCTTCCCTGAGCCAAGGGGGGAACTGCAGATGCACAACGGCAACCCTTTCCACATGGGACGCCAGTGTTTAGTAGAAGGCAAGCGGCCGCTCGTCCCGTTCCAGACCTTCATGTTTCTGGCTTTTCATTTGCTCTGCTGCTTTTTGGAGATGGGAAAAATAAAGCACACactgctgcttctttgtttgAAATGGAGCATATCGGCTTCTGCTGCTACATGTTTGCATTCACATGCAGTGACATTATGCTGGATGTAGGCGTCCTTTGTCCAGAATTGACTATGTATATAAATCTAGCTATGATTACCGTGTAGTAGAGAGGACAGCATTGTTCATCACTCTTTACTGACTAGAAAACTTAGATGTAGGCTTCAAAACTGAATGATGTTATATTTCATAGTTTTATTTACTGTTAAGGGTCCGAAGTGCTCAACAGAAGGAAACACCTAATTAGGATATATGAGCACTGTTAGACGTTAACAAAATGTTATATTAGTGTGCTGGTAGTAATTAATAGTCAGAACTGATGACGCCTCTTGGATAGGAGGTGAAACCTCTTCAGAAAGCTAAAAAGCCCAGTTGACTTCTTTAAGCTTTAGTTTTTCAATAATAGTTGTATTTATAATAGTCAAAAAACAATttggttgtaaaaaaaaaaaaaaaaggattgtaGCCATCATAGAAATTGGAgaatgattcctttttttttgtatgtttatgtttgtgttgCATGGCCATGGCACCATGTCGTGAATATTGTCTTGTTTTCTTGGCTGGCCCAGTTTTTACAGCAAGGAACAATGTTGCATGACCCACCTTAATGTAAACGCCATTTACCCTTGAATCATTGAATCTTTTCAAGTTACTCTGTAACATGCTAATGAGAGATGCAGGTGTTTTGAGCCAGTGCACAATAAGGATGAGTTTTTGTGCTGCATGTAGACCGAGAGGTATCTGTCTGGAATGCTGAATATGTTGGGAGATTCTTGATCTCATAATGGTGTCTAGCCTGTtggtttaaaaatgaatgagaaaATCTCCCACTTTTGTCCATGAGAGGTTGATGTTTTCACTCATTTGCCATTTTGTGGCAAGGATAGTCTGATTTTGTTACCGTATTTATTTTTGAAGCTTTCTTTCCAGGGTTATTTCATGATTGTGTAATGACCAGACCTTTTTTGGCACAGTCTGAGTGGTTGAACTTGTCAAAGCATTAAATTGGGGGGGCTTTTTTAATGATTTAGGTCTTTTGGGACGTTGTCATTTTTGGGTGTTAGAGGATTGGACTCAGATGACAGTCAACATCAGTTGTAGACTCGGTTATTTGAAGAATCGGTTGCATCAAAGCTGATTTGTTGGGTTCAGCATAGATTTCTTTTCAGTCTCGTCTCAGATGCCTTATTTACTGATCGTTTTTAGCGCCCTGCTCCCCACCACCATCCCTTGTTCTTTCTAATGTGTGTCATTCTTCAACTGCTTCTCACCTTGTCTGAGGCAGGAAGTCATTTTCGTCTCCTTACGCCCAGTTTTCCACCAGCCTGGCTCTTTCCTTACAGcctgagctgagcagcaggggCTCCATATTTCTGGGAGTGTCACTCTGGCTAATTGCCCAGCGTTCCTATCCACTGGCAGATCAGGACACTGCAGTAGGCGTGTGGGTGGGGGTCCAGCTTTGGGCCCCTCTGATTATGCAGTAGAGAAAGAGTAactgatttgattttaaatgtgatGAGAAATGGTAATTGTATTATTTTGCTTCTGGTGAATGAGTCTTACACTTGGTCATTATCTGGCTGCGCTTTAAAGtcattacattttttatttaaatagaacTCTTCTGGTGGGTCAATCGGACCTTATTCGTGCCTATATTTCTTTTAAGTCTAGCTCTTTGATTCCTTCTGATCCGTACTCTGTTTTCAGATGGGCAGGAAAACACTGGGAAATGTCCTCACCTGGAATCGGAAGAATCTGATCCTTCATTTGGGGAGCTGTCCAATGGGGAGGATCTAAAATCCCCACAAAAGCCAGATGGGCCTGAGCTCGAGATGCAACAGTTGGCATGCAATGGAGCCCCTGGAGCACCCTTGGGGTCTCCAGAGGGATCAAAACCCAAGACAGATCCTGAGAAAAAATTCACCTGCAGCATCTGCGGCCAGGCCTTCCGCACCAAGTCCTACCTCAACAAGCACCAGCACCGAGTTCACAAAACCCTGAAGGTCCAGGGGgcctcagggtcagggttaaatgaGCTGGCCCCCTCCCTGGCCTCTCCCTTCTCCCCCCAACAAAACATGTCTCTACTGGAGTCCTTTGGGTTCCAGATAGTCCAGTCAGCATTCGCCTCATCACTGGTGGATGCCGAAGCAGGTCAAAGTGGAATGGACTTTGGAGGGAAGTGACGCATCTACTCATATTTTGCCTCTTTAAGGACAAAGCCGGGTTGCCCACAGATCTGCTCTGTGTCTGGGAATAACTTTGCCTCAAGACTTTTCCTGTTTGtgatttttgcttttgtgtATCTGATATTTTTGTCACAGACTGCCATATGATTCCTactttttctactttttcaGAGTATAAAAAGTTTGTGCATAATGTTTAAAATTTCTTTGTAAAGAAATGATAtgaagatttttctttttcttaagtGGGCCTGTTGAAGTTGTGTTTAGTATGCTTTCATTTGTTATTAGCTTGAGTGTAAATGGGCTTTTATACTTGCACAAATCTTTGTTGACATGAGATAAATTATTTAATGCAAACTTAAGTAATTACTGTCTccttgaatcttttttttttttttttttttttttaatatttcctAGAAGGAATTTTCTTTTGAGGACATGAATTCAATGTGAATCTGATCAgtttgatacttttttttttttaattcaaaagaTTCAAAAAGCATTGCTGGCACACTTGAGGCATATCTCTGTTATTTAGCTTACTGGTCACTGAAGAATGATGATGTACCATCATAAACTAAAGCACTTTTAAACTGTGCTTGTTGACCTAAATGGGCGTAAACTCTGACCCGAGAGCACTAAAAATCAAGAGATATACTTGAAATGAAGCAAATTTGCTGTCAGTCCCTTTGAATTTTCCTCCAtttcaaaatgtgtgttttaagttGTGGTGTAATCCAGTCTCACCAATATCAGCACTTCATTGGTATACAACTTTTCGGACCATAAAATATCTATAAGCTGACAAATCGATGCCTTGAGCTTGTTAAGAATGTTCTTTGTACCCCCGTAGAATAAAAAAACTTCTAGTTGTTGGCATAAAATCTGTTTTCTATAACAAACTGGGACCAAGATCGGGTATATTTTCAGTATATATATTTGAAAAATGTTATATTTTATTAACTTATTCACCCCCTTGGTTTtgtgtattttcctttttaaacaaaagttGT is drawn from Takifugu rubripes chromosome 19, fTakRub1.2, whole genome shotgun sequence and contains these coding sequences:
- the patz1 gene encoding POZ-, AT hook-, and zinc finger-containing protein 1 isoform X1 — encoded protein: MEKVAEPSWTSSYTYQVSKHSAEMLHNLNIQRKDGGRFCDVILRVGEESFPAHKAVLAACSEYFESVFSRQTEGDCDSKELEMHTISPKVFKDVLDFAYTSRIVVRLECFPELMTAAKFLLMRSVIEICQEVIKQSNVQILVPTSRGADASLFQATGATELGFSVAQQDLVNGTGMLLNGQSFANSTQMHVDGSENAAAVLSEDNGEPSMPMLEPVEGLSVSPSSELLGNAFHHDADSPGSKRIRGRPKKAGGVVEAIQFNHSPQKDNVLYPCGTCGKAFTEASRLKNHEAQHGAHTGGVNSLGDSLSTAGGVSLLSQPELENGVTMDNGRRRERTRRHVGCEICGKVFRDVYHLNRHKLSHSGEKPYACHVCGLRFKRKDRMSYHVRSHDGSVGKPYVCQSCGKGFSRPDHLNGHIKQVHTTERPHKCQICNASFATRDRLRSHLACHEDKIPCKVCGKFLRAAYMTDHLKKHTEGTHNYCGICNKGFSTASYLKVHIKTHHGSPLPTIHTFPEPRGELQMHNGNPFHMGRQCLVEDGQENTGKCPHLESEESDPSFGELSNGEDLKSPQKPDGPELEMQQLACNGAPGAPLGSPEGSKPKTDPEKKFTCSICGQAFRTKSYLNKHQHRVHKTLKVQGASGSGLNELAPSLASPFSPQQNMSLLESFGFQIVQSAFASSLVDAEAGQSGMDFGGK
- the patz1 gene encoding POZ-, AT hook-, and zinc finger-containing protein 1 isoform X2 — translated: MEKVAEPSWTSSYTYQVSKHSAEMLHNLNIQRKDGGRFCDVILRVGEESFPAHKAVLAACSEYFESVFSRQTEGDCDSKELEMHTISPKVFKDVLDFAYTSRIVVRLECFPELMTAAKFLLMRSVIEICQEVIKQSNVQILVPTSRGADASLFQATGATELGFSVAQQDLVNGTGMLLNGQSFANSTQMHVDGSENAAAVLSEDNGEPSMPMLEPVEGLSVSPSSELLGNAFHHDADSPGSKRIRGRPKKAGGVVEAIQFNHSPQKDNVLYPCGTCGKAFTEASRLKNHEAQHGAHTGGVNSLGDSLSTAGGVSLLSQPELENGVTMDNGRRRERTRRHVGCEICGKVFRDVYHLNRHKLSHSGEKPYACHVCGLRFKRKDRMSYHVRSHDGSVGKPYVCQSCGKGFSRPDHLNGHIKQVHTTERPHKCQICNASFATRDRLRSHLACHEDKIPCKVCGKFLRAAYMTDHLKKHTEGTHNYCGICNKDGQENTGKCPHLESEESDPSFGELSNGEDLKSPQKPDGPELEMQQLACNGAPGAPLGSPEGSKPKTDPEKKFTCSICGQAFRTKSYLNKHQHRVHKTLKVQGASGSGLNELAPSLASPFSPQQNMSLLESFGFQIVQSAFASSLVDAEAGQSGMDFGGK